A DNA window from Candidatus Methanomethylicota archaeon contains the following coding sequences:
- a CDS encoding nucleotidyltransferase domain-containing protein has protein sequence MNINYYEVSIEDASRRLRGILSGMMDVKVAVLFGSILRRNIIRDLDIGVFMNPEPNLKRIAEISGILEDALGLPVDVIPLNWASPKLKLKALLNGVKLIVRDSNLYTSLLKEALSEAMDIDLKIKYMEKMHY, from the coding sequence TTACTATGAAGTTTCAATTGAAGATGCTTCGAGAAGGTTGAGGGGGATTCTTAGTGGAATGATGGATGTGAAGGTGGCTGTGCTCTTCGGCTCAATTCTGAGAAGGAATATCATTAGAGACTTGGATATTGGAGTTTTCATGAATCCCGAACCAAATCTCAAGAGGATTGCTGAAATATCTGGTATACTTGAAGATGCTTTAGGATTACCAGTCGACGTTATACCACTCAATTGGGCTTCACCAAAATTGAAGCTGAAAGCCTTATTGAATGGTGTAAAATTAATTGTTAGAGATAGCAACCTATACACCAGCCTACTAAAAGAAGCACTATCCGAAGCCATGGACATCGACCTGAAAATCAAGTATATGGAGAAAATGCATTATTGA